Below is a window of Cetobacterium somerae ATCC BAA-474 DNA.
TAATAAATATTATTATTTTTTAATATTTAAAAAATATAAGTTTAAAAAAACGATAAAATGTTGTTTTTTAGTTATAAATATATTATTATAAAATATACTAGTATAGATACGGAGGAGTTTTTGAATGAAAAAAAGATTATTGTTATTGTCGTTGATGGTAGTTATGGGGAATCTAAGTATGGGAGAAAATTTTAAAGAGGGAACATACTTAGGAAGTGCAAATGGATATAAAGGAGAGATAAAAGTAGAGGTAAAACTCTCTAAAGATAAAATAGAGGATATAAAAGTAATTTCAAATACAGATACACCAATAATATCAGATGCACCTGTAAATATTATTCCAAAAAAAGTTTTACAAACACAAGGGCTAGGAGTAGATGTAGTAGCTGGTGCAACAGGAACAAGTAGGGGAGTTATAGCAGCTATAAATAATGCAATAAAATTTTCAGGATATAAAACAGATTTAAGAAGAGTTAAAGAGACTAAAGAAAAATTCACTGATAAAGTTGTAGAGCATAAAGATGATGTTGTTGTTATCGGAGCTGGTGGAGCGGGATTAATTGCAGCAATAGAAGCGAAACTAAATGGAGCTAATGTCACTGTTATAGAGAAAATGGCTTTTCCAGGTGGAAACACACTTATTTCTGGAGCAGAGTATGCAGCACCAGAAAACTGGGTACAAAAAAAAGAGGGATTGAAAGATAGTAAGGATCAATTTTTCAATGACACAATGAAAGGTGGAGACAACGAAAGCAATCCTAATTTAGTAAGAGTTTTAGCTGATAACGCATTAGATGGAGCAGTATGGTTAAAAGATTATGTAAATGTTGTATTTGAAGATAGACAGATGTTTTTTGGTGGACATTCGGTTAAAAGAAGTTTAGTTCCAAATGGAGCAAGTGGTGTAGAAGTTATTGGAAAATTAATGGCAAAAGCAAAAGAGTTAGGAATTCCAGTTTACTTAGAGATGAATGCAGTGGAATTAATAACAGAAGGAAATAGAGTAGTTGGAGTAAAAGCTTTAACACCAACAGAAACACATAATTTTATGGGGAAAAATGGAGTAATTATAGCAAGTGGTGGATTCGGTTCAAATATAGAGATGAGAAAAAAACATGATCCAAGAATGGATGAAAAGATTCTTTCTACAAATACAACTGGAATAACTGGTGATGGAATTGTAATGGGAGAAAAAGTTGGAGCAGCAACAACAGATATGGAGTTTATCCAAACTTATCCAGTTTGTGATCCAGAAAATGGAGCGCTACTTTATACAGGAGATGTAAGATTAGCAGGAAGTGCAATTTTAGTTAATAAAGAGGGAAAACGTTTTGTTGAAGAGTTAGATAGAAGAGATGTAATCTCTTTTGCTATAACTAAACAAACTGGTGGAGTAGGATACTTATTCTGGGATCAAGCCCAACTAGATAAAACAGAAGTAGCTGTTCATCATAAAGGAGAGTATGAAGCTTTATTAAGAAGAGGAATTTTAGTGAAAGCAGATACTATTGATGAAGCTGCAAAGCATTTTGGAATAGATGCAAAAGAGTTGAAAACTACTGTTGAAAAATATAATGAGTACGCTAAAAATGGAAAAGATTTAGAGTTTAATAAAAGAGGTGGACTTGTAGCATTTACAGAGGGACCATATTATATTCTAAAAAATACCCCAGCTATTCATCATACAATGGGTGGTTTAGTAATAGATTCAAAAGGTAGAGTTTTAGATAAAAATGGAAATCCAATAGAGGGGTTATTTGCTGCTGGAGAGGTTACTGGAGATATTCATGGGAAAAATCGTTTAGGAAGTAATGCTATTACAGATATAACGGTATTTGGAAAAATTTCAGGTGAAAATGCAGCTAAAAATTTACAAAAAGTGAATTAAAAAAGCTACTAAAGATTAAAAAATAAACAAAATAAATAATACAAAAACATTGTGTTGACGTATAAGTCAAATATCAGATAAAATTAAGCAAAACAAAAAATAAAATAGTACGAGGGGAGTAGTATGGAAATATTGTATTTTGTAGTTTGTCTTGGGGCATCGATTTTAGGAGCCATAAGTGGTATTGGTGGAGGAGTTATTATTAAACCAATTCTTGAT
It encodes the following:
- a CDS encoding flavocytochrome c, with protein sequence MKKRLLLLSLMVVMGNLSMGENFKEGTYLGSANGYKGEIKVEVKLSKDKIEDIKVISNTDTPIISDAPVNIIPKKVLQTQGLGVDVVAGATGTSRGVIAAINNAIKFSGYKTDLRRVKETKEKFTDKVVEHKDDVVVIGAGGAGLIAAIEAKLNGANVTVIEKMAFPGGNTLISGAEYAAPENWVQKKEGLKDSKDQFFNDTMKGGDNESNPNLVRVLADNALDGAVWLKDYVNVVFEDRQMFFGGHSVKRSLVPNGASGVEVIGKLMAKAKELGIPVYLEMNAVELITEGNRVVGVKALTPTETHNFMGKNGVIIASGGFGSNIEMRKKHDPRMDEKILSTNTTGITGDGIVMGEKVGAATTDMEFIQTYPVCDPENGALLYTGDVRLAGSAILVNKEGKRFVEELDRRDVISFAITKQTGGVGYLFWDQAQLDKTEVAVHHKGEYEALLRRGILVKADTIDEAAKHFGIDAKELKTTVEKYNEYAKNGKDLEFNKRGGLVAFTEGPYYILKNTPAIHHTMGGLVIDSKGRVLDKNGNPIEGLFAAGEVTGDIHGKNRLGSNAITDITVFGKISGENAAKNLQKVN